AAgggaatttggaaataaaaaggGGTTATGCAATTAGTTGTTTTGGGGGAGAGACTTTCTCAGAAGGTCTATAAATAATTTCCCTTTGGGAGGTGTTAAGGATCTAACCTTTTGGTATTGAAAGTCTTTGACTTTGGTGACAGGGTATGCCATGTGTGAAAGAAAGCTTTTTCCTTTGTAAACATAGTTCTTTTATAGCTAATAATCTTTGTCTTGTTTTTCTGGTCATTGTTTCAAGGTGCCAAACACTGCCGCAAAACAATCTTCCACAATTATTGGGGGTGTAGGAAGAAATACCCATTCCCACTTGTATCAACTAAGCTTCCCACACCAAGCAATCCAACCACTAAAGCCTGAGGTCCAACTTCACTTAACCCAAATCATAGCATAAACCCTTCAGGCTGTTTCACCCTACACCTCCAAACATTTCATCCTGTACCTCCAATTTCCCAAAAATAACCTTATAAGTTACATTTTTCTTTATCGGATTTCGAAATTCGATAAATGATTTTTTCatattggatttcaaaatccaattaaGAATTTTTCAAAGACTTCATCGGATTTTGaaataatgaagaaaatgaaaaatccTTCATCGCATTTCAAAATtcgataaaagaaaaattcttcattGAATTACAGAGGACAATTTTATTCATTCCAAAAATCATGTTCTGGAAATCTTGTTCCAGAAATTCTTGAAAGCATGTTCAGGAAAGTTTCTGGAGCATATAATCCGGAAGTCGATTTTACAGAGGATAAAATagtcattttgaaaatttgaaaggGTGTGCAAAGAAATTATGGGGGTGCAGGAAAGGGTTATTGATAGTGGGCCTCCCACTATACAAACTCATCACGGCCCATTAGAAAGATTAACAAACTCACATGGCTCAAAGACTACCATTTGACCTACAATGAACCGTTATGAGTATTCTCTATTAAGAGTATTTTCTGTTAGAATAATTAACAGGTGTCTCACATGTACCAATTTCTTGTAGTTTTGGTCCTTTTAAGACCGACACCATGAATGAAAATGGCAGAAAAGAAAGTTATCGaccttttattaattttattctttactttttcctttccttttctgATTTCTTCATATCAGTTTCCAATATACTAATTCAAATTTCATCAATAATTCTTCAAGCATTGTCTTGAAGAGGAATAATAACTGTTTACTTCATGACATCTAAAGGAGTGATTTACTCTTACCACATGTATTTAGTGTTTTCAGTTTACATGTGCGATAAGCTACAATTGAAGTGTAAATTAGAGTGTATTATCTTTAGGTGATAAGGTAAATGTAATTACTGATGACATCACATGGAACCCTATTTTATGAAAGCaaggaataaaagaaaacactgTTCACGTATATATTTCACCCAAgggaaaattttgaaagaagaaaatgaaatacaaaTAACAATGTTTAGATATTGATGCAGCGACTCATTCAGCATTGTGTACCAAAATTtgcaaaaagggaaaaaaagaatttaaactCAAGCAATTTTACTACCGCATTATTACATTATAAAGAATCTCATGCAGTTATCTTTTAAGATACAAATTTTAGTCCCCTTTAAGCTCCAAATCCCTGACTTTGGTCACCTATTCTTTTTTCTGTGCTTTGACTcttcacattttaaaaaatctgcCATTTCCATCTAATCCTCAAATTTGCacttgttttatttgtttttattttggttcaATAGAACCCTAgcttaaaatttcatttaagaTACCtacaaaataacttaattaacatataaaaaataaaagtaataaatgtaTGTGAAGTGGAAGATTAGACGAAAATTGTAGGTTTTCTAAAATTTGCTGACCAAAATTGCAAGAAAACCAAGATCACTAAGAAGAAATTAAATGGGATGAAAATTGTAATTTAGCCTATCTTCTAAGTTGCCATCTATAGTACAATGCTGTAAAATATGGAATACACAGCATATTCAAAGTCTACCACTCGTGCAGAGAAAGCATCGCAGAGAAACTTAAGTCATAAGCAAGAATATCAAATCAACGTATCTAATGATTCCATTGTGAGTAAAAGTGTAAAACTCTCAGAAGCTTACCATGGAACCTCCAGCAGCAGTAGAATAGGCTGTACTTCCTGTTGGGGTGGCTACGATAACTCCATCACCTTGTACCTGAAACACATGACACTCGTCATACAGAAGGTATGCCACGGATTAATAGAAGTGTTTTGAGAaatgaaatttcaaatatttactattttcatcacagaatattttataattataattatagaaacAAGGAATTGATCCGATATGAAGAATATCTAGATTATATAAGTATCATTAGGAATGTTTTCATTTATTCACGTATCATATCTTTGTCATTAAAGGATAACAAATCTCTATTTATTGTATTGATTCCTTTTTCTCAACATACACAAAGCATCCATGCTGCAACAGAAACACTCAATTTGGTTTTAGCTCAATGTTTCTCTCTTTCCCAGAGTTTAACAGaatataacaaaagaaaaagactaGATATTCAGAAGGCaataaagacaaaataaaactcaCTTTGGTTATAAGTCGATCATGTTCATAGCATTCAATCTTTGAAAGGTAAGGATTGGAGCCCCGATCAACAACAATCTCATTGAGGATGTCAAATACTTTCCCTGGCATTGCTTTACCTTTATGAAAAATTTCACACCGGAGACGCATTCTGAGAGTAATATACACACCATCTCGTGTATTATTTCCATGGATGACTTGTCGTAAGTCTTGCTTGTAATCATCAAACTGCAGAAGAGCAATACAGAAGtcaaaaaatggaaataaagcTATGTAATGTATCTATGTATATTATTTATAGTGAAACAAATTATGAATTTGGAAAGCTTACATCATGAGAAGTTAGAAAACCAAGGGAGCCTAGGTTAAATGACACAATAGGGGGAACCGCTTCTCTGAAAAGATTTGATGCATGCAGTATAACGCCATCTCCTCCCAAGCATGCCACAAAGTCTACTTTTTCATGTAGATCACTGAATCAAACACACCGTatgtgttaaaaataaaataaaaatgaaagtaaCACTTTTTTAGGAACAGAAAAAACTGCTCTGAAGCTATTCAATACAATTTACAAATGCCAGCACCTGGTATCTTGACTGTAGAAGGTCTGAACAAATCCAAAGCCTGGAATTCTAGCAAATATGTCATGCACATCAGGTTCCACAAGaacattcattttttcttgGCGATGAAGAAAAGTGGCAACCTGtagattatatataaaaactattGAGAAAGTATGTGGTGAAATTGGTTATAGAAGTGCATAATATTTCAATCAACGTTTTAATTGAAAACGGACCAAATGCACTTATACTATTCAAAGTCCAAAACCACTCCAGTCTCATGTTCCCTAACAGATTTTATTCCTAAATTCCTCCATGTCTTTATTACACAAGGAAGTAGAATTAAAATCCTTTTTTGGTCCATTCTTTATTATTGAAAATCTATATCATGCCATCCCCAAAACACTGTGGGAGCAAAAATTTCAGTATcctattttctatattttacatctatattttgttctttaaattaACCAGTATTTTTTATCCATCCAATTTTCTGTATTCGAACAACACGTTATAGTTTTAATTACCAAAACAATATAACctacaattataaaatattttttatatttctttaccGGAATTATTAAATAGTCAAGCATAGGAGTAATTCTCAAGCTAGGCTTGCTTCTTTAAATATGTTTCATTGCTAtcttaaatcaatttatttaccACATGAGACAGACCAAGCCCAAGCCTCCTGCTAAAAGGCTAAGCACCACCAGAATCCAACAAATGGTTCTTCAGGTTAATGGTGGAGATGAGTCTATAAGGTTTACCAATGATACAATAGAACTAAAGGCATAGAAGATGGAAAACAATGCCAATGATTATCATGTTCAATGTTAAATCTTTTTgcaaaaatattgtttctaaacACTAATATGAAGATCATTTCTTTGAACCACTTTCATGCTTTCTGCAGTCTAAGAAAATCCTTACCATTTTTGCTTCTTCCATTAGTTCATCTCcaagtttttttaacaataatacaTTCTTCGGCATAGACTTCCACATAAGCATCTGCTGCTGGGTGCTAGGATGAGTGAAAGCCAAAGAAGATTCGGTCACTTTTTCTCTGGTACAAGAAAATCCATCTGTTCGAACTAGGAACATCTCAGCCTTCTTTCTTGATTGCACTCTTACAACTCCTGTTGAAGAAGCACACATATCTCCTTCTATGGATCCCAAGTCATCATCATTTAAGGCTAACCTATGTTTAACCATATGATCTTCAATCCTTTGAGAGTTAGCTGCGACattatcaaaattattcttCACAGTGTTGGAACCATTGCCATTAGTCATGTATTCATGGTCACTAAATCCATTTACTGTTGTCCTAACAGAACTAGAAGTACTCCCGTTTCCTAACTTCCTATTTCCATCAACTGTAATCTGGGACTTTCTAGATGGATAGTCCACATGGGCTGATCCATTTGAACTTTCTGGACCTACTATTTTAGGTATAGGATTATCACTACTGCTGACACCCACACCTCCCTGTTGTTTTGTTATATTCATGTTCCTCTGTTGCAGAGAGCCTTCCAACCTTCTACTCTGATAATTGACATAAGAGGGCGGTGAGATCTTCCGGCTTCCCAAAAATTTTGACATCTCTCTTTTGGAAAAGATATCACAAGGAGGAAGTTGAGATTTTAAAGGGTTAATTTTGCTGAAGTCACTTGGAAAAGATCTTTCCTCATTAGCAGCAGTTGCTTCTGATAATTCCTTGTTATCAGTAGAAACTTCACTCAAGACTGTAGTACCTTGTGTTTCACCGTTATACTTCTTTTGAGAGGTGCTTTTGTCAAATGCACCAACAGAACTACGTGCTGAGTCCAAATTCTCGGGCAATTTATTGAAATCTTTTTCCAGGGAGGATCTCTCTGCAGTTGTTGAAGAATCCAGAAGTCTAGCAGACCCATTTGTATATCGTGATAACATGCCATAGGGTGTAACTGGTGGATTAGAAACAATCTGTGAAGAAGATCGAGTCATGTACTGCCTCCATCGGGAGACCATGGCAGATGTTCTTAAAACTCCTTCCTTGCTGTGAAGATAGATAGGCCTTTTGCTGCCATTTAAAACATAAGATGCAAACCTCACAACCTGCTCCACTGTAGGTGCAGTCCTAGCTTCAACTGGGATTTTAACCAATTCAATTCTTCCAGATGAAATGGCATCGTGTAAAGCCGCTTGATAGAAGTTGTCTTTCACAGTCTCTGCTCTAAGATCTATAATGGTTTTATATCCTTTATCCAGTAACCACTTCAGGCCTTCTTCTGTTACCTGACCACCACTGCAAAAGACTGCTTCTGTGTCTTTGGTTTCCATGTCCTCTTTAGAAGCAGATAAATATACAGGATTCCAATTTGAAAATAGCATGTGACAAGGAAAACCCTCCCCACGAGGAAAACCAGAATCATAGCAGACATTCTTCAGTCTTTGAAGTTTCCTCCATACATTTAAGCTTCGATCATCATCAAGTACTAAATAGTTTTCGAGAGCTACATGCAAGCTCTCACAACACCTTTTCATCTCACTCCTAAAAAGGGCTAGTGGGGGGAGCTTATCATCTGTTGTGCTGACATCTGCAGCACGAAAGGAATTCATAATTGAGGATCTTCCAGAAAGAATATCCTCCCTTCCTTTGTTCACAAGAGATACCATGCATCCAAGAACAGAAACTATTTTATCTTCTAGTTGAGGTTTCTCATCTGATGGAACCTCATATGAAACACTACACTCACCAGTCAATGGGTTACATAATGCATCCATTAATGCAGAATGAAGCCTTTCTGAATTCCTAAAGATCCTACAAAACGCCTCAACTTCAGCAATATCACCTGGAACTGGACCCATCCAAGACAACCGTGATGTATCATTGGATTGGAAGGAATTcaaattctataaaaaaaagtatcaaaaacaaatttgaaagaTGGATGTCAGTCCATGACATGAATAACAGGAGTTAAATCATTAATGCAtgtaaattgaaatattaaacaaaagaaaaacatagaaGAACAAGATGACACACACTAACAACAAGATGCTAAAGCAcacattcaaaattaaaaaaaataaaatggacCTCAATAGTAAATTGAAGAGTTTTCGGTTTAGATTTTAGGTAAGGCAGTGTAAAACGACCTACCCATGCAAGTACATAGCGAGGAATTTTTTGACATAAAGGAAGGGTACGTAATTTAGTTTTAGATTTTGGGTACACAATCGATTCTACCATGAGTAGTGCTGATATTCAGAGAAgtaaaaattttagttttcagTTTATAAGAATTGATTTTATGTGTGCAACATACAAAAAACACTTATATTTACACTTGTAAAGATATAGTACTTTACTTCCTAACTGAATAAATTCTTGTACAAGGTATTTGGTTAGAGGAAAATGGAAGGGAGAGAAAGGGAGGAGTTTTTTAATACCTTTCTTGTTTGATTCAATTTTCAGGAAGAGGGGAGGGAAGCAAAATCTACTAAACAATTTACAGGAGACGTGATTTAAAACATTTCAagtttatttacaaaaaaatatttatatttatatttcgaaatcgaaaattataaaagtatgaaagtaaattagtttttgaaactttttatattctttGTGCTCCAAACAAGAAAATGATTACTTTCCCTCCTCTCCTCTTAACCAAACAGGATACCTTATCGAAATCTCTCCTCTTCCTTCCATTTCCTCTCCCTCCCCTACACtcacttttaaaaaatcattttcaaaagCAAATCGATTCTTTCAAAACCAATTCTTtaacttatttcaaaattaattctattaaaatttaaaaacaaacacaCTCTTTACTGCATGTGAACCAACATCAAAGTAAAACTGAGCTCCGTATCTAAGCTTCTTATACACACGAAAACTTGTTTAAAGAACTAAACTAAACTCAGATGCAGTTCCCTAACTGTTTAAGTAATGTTCTCCCATAGAAATTGAAGTTTCTTGAAAACAGCACCAAAAGACTTCGTTTACATATGCTTTGTCATTTCCCAGAACATACATTTGAAAACAGTCAATACAACCCACATCGATTTCTTAGCTAAACATCACACCGGATgacaattaacaaaaaaatatagcattatttaaattatccaTCATGTAGAAAGCATCATCTACCCTCAAATACACTCTCacatcaaacacaatattttacaataaaatctaaGCCACCGAGCGCCGTAATCgacataaagaaaaagaaaaaaggctTGTCTGACAACATATTGAGTCTACCAGGcacaactaataaaaaaattaagaaactatattaaaataatttcaaaaggAGATTTCCACTTGCATCAccattgttttaattattttttcacaaCCATTATCAAATTTCAGTACTCGCATCAGAATTGCTAATTCGAGTAAATCAACTTAAAGAAAAGCTGAAAGTAGTGTATCATAagctgaaaaaagaaaaagagttgcAGAAGACAAACAGTTACGAACCGGAGAGTCGAGACCGAAGCTAAAGGAAAAGGAGTTGGAAAGTTGGGCGCTGATGACCAAGTTGAAGTGTCTACGGAGCTTTCTTCCCTTCCTCTGAAACTCCAGGCCCAGGCCCAGGCCCAAGAACGACGGAGGAGGCTTGAAGAAACAATGATACGAAGGTGACAGAGCCGCGGCCATGTCCGCCGAGAATGCCATGTCGATGCATGCTACCATCGGAGTTCGCCACGATCTTCCAAAATAAGAATAttgtatatgtattttttaaataataattaaaatataaaaaaatctgttcgttggttttattattatttttgtatcgATATTTGCGTGTGGGTAAAGGGATAATGagatggaaaatgaaaaaattgtgGCTGGAAAATGGCGGaggataataataattttggtGGTGGAGGCAACATGTCCGGTCTATGGACATTTACCGTTTGTGCTTGAATCTTGATGTGATGTGATGCTTATTATATGGATTTtacctatttttctttatcattcaTTATTATCCATTTTCCTTTCTCATATTTCATTGGGCCAGGTCATGAGACAACATCTACTTTATCTcactcttgttttattttacatataaagCAATTGAAATGCTAACTgtatttttttctactttagattgctttttatagtttaattagttgattttaatttgtatatttagaAAATAGATAAGTTTTGCCTTGTAATTTTAATGGTTTATATACCGTCTACATAAACAAACAATTTTAGAATATGttgaaagaaattttataattctttgtttaaattaaaagatgGATTTTAAAGACTGTAAAATAAtgaacttgaaaaaaaaaaagtgaaaagtaaAATGGTTTGAATTAAGAGATGGAGAAGGAAAGTGAAAAGAAAGACATA
This window of the Vigna angularis cultivar LongXiaoDou No.4 chromosome 7, ASM1680809v1, whole genome shotgun sequence genome carries:
- the LOC108338054 gene encoding NAD kinase 2, chloroplastic — encoded protein: MVACIDMAFSADMAAALSPSYHCFFKPPPSFLGLGLGLEFQRKGRKLRRHFNLVISAQLSNSFSFSFGLDSPNLNSFQSNDTSRLSWMGPVPGDIAEVEAFCRIFRNSERLHSALMDALCNPLTGECSVSYEVPSDEKPQLEDKIVSVLGCMVSLVNKGREDILSGRSSIMNSFRAADVSTTDDKLPPLALFRSEMKRCCESLHVALENYLVLDDDRSLNVWRKLQRLKNVCYDSGFPRGEGFPCHMLFSNWNPVYLSASKEDMETKDTEAVFCSGGQVTEEGLKWLLDKGYKTIIDLRAETVKDNFYQAALHDAISSGRIELVKIPVEARTAPTVEQVVRFASYVLNGSKRPIYLHSKEGVLRTSAMVSRWRQYMTRSSSQIVSNPPVTPYGMLSRYTNGSARLLDSSTTAERSSLEKDFNKLPENLDSARSSVGAFDKSTSQKKYNGETQGTTVLSEVSTDNKELSEATAANEERSFPSDFSKINPLKSQLPPCDIFSKREMSKFLGSRKISPPSYVNYQSRRLEGSLQQRNMNITKQQGGVGVSSSDNPIPKIVGPESSNGSAHVDYPSRKSQITVDGNRKLGNGSTSSSVRTTVNGFSDHEYMTNGNGSNTVKNNFDNVAANSQRIEDHMVKHRLALNDDDLGSIEGDMCASSTGVVRVQSRKKAEMFLVRTDGFSCTREKVTESSLAFTHPSTQQQMLMWKSMPKNVLLLKKLGDELMEEAKMVATFLHRQEKMNVLVEPDVHDIFARIPGFGFVQTFYSQDTSDLHEKVDFVACLGGDGVILHASNLFREAVPPIVSFNLGSLGFLTSHDFDDYKQDLRQVIHGNNTRDGVYITLRMRLRCEIFHKGKAMPGKVFDILNEIVVDRGSNPYLSKIECYEHDRLITKVQGDGVIVATPTGSTAYSTAAGGSMVHPNVPCILFTPICPHSLSFRPVILPDSAQLELKIPDDARSNAWVSFDGKRRQQLSRGDSVRISMSQHPLPTVNKFDQTGDWFHSLIRCLNWNERLDQKAL